Proteins found in one Acomys russatus chromosome 31, mAcoRus1.1, whole genome shotgun sequence genomic segment:
- the LOC127212563 gene encoding ATP synthase membrane subunit K, mitochondrial-like yields MAGAESDSQFQLTGIKKYFNSYTRTGRMNCVLATHGSIALLVLYFKLRPKNQKTPPVKAT; encoded by the coding sequence ATGGCTGGTGCAGAAAGTGATAGCCAGTTCCAGCTCACTGgtattaaaaagtatttcaacTCTTACACTCGCACAGGAAGAATGAATTGTGTCCTGGCCACACATGGAAGCATTGCTTTGTTGGTCTTGTACTTCAAGTTAAGgcctaaaaaccaaaaaactcctcCTGTGAAAGCAACATAA